CCAGTAATTAACAAAAAGAGGGCAAATAAAATACACAAAAGCACAATACATTACagaaaaaatagaaagtttaggCCAAGGACTCATCAATGTCAATCTTGACAACTTCATCATCTTCAAAGCTATCCTTTTTAATCGGAGCAGACGGAGCCGGAATCCTCGGCGGCCCTCTTCCTTTCGTCTTGTTTCGCGGCCTCGCCTATTCATCAAAAATCCCAAACAAAAAATCATCAACACAGACACCaaataattcaaattcaaacgcaacaaaacaaaacaaattaaaaacacTAACGTTGCCGAACGAATGGTTGAACCGCTTGCCTTTGGCAGTCTTCCTGTCTCCTCTGCCGCAATAAACTGTATCCAAGAAAATCTCAAGAATTAGCATaacagaaaattaaagaaatggGTTCGGGTCGGGTCGGTTGAATTACCGAATGGGAGTGGCGAAGCGGTGGAGAGAGTAAGAGAAGGAGTTGAGAGGGAGAGGGAAATGCCTAGGGAAGACGAGAATCGATGAGAAGAGTGGGGAGTGAATGGTAAAGCTGTAGCCATCATTAGAGACGCCATTGCTGTTGCTGCTTCAAGATAAGGTTCTTACGTTTTTGAGACGCTTTATTCTGTAAAATGCAATTCGAGGCCGAAGCCCAATTCAAAATTAATCAGGACCATATATTTGGGCCGAACAACGATGTGGTAGGCTACCTTATTCAGACTACGGAATGATTCAGCATTAAATAATGGGCTTTACATAAAAAGGGTAGCCTTCCAATATTGGGCTTTTTATACTTCTTTTTGggcttaataaatattttaagaagGTACGTCATGATACCTGAAAACGCAAGCAGCTTTCATGTGTTATCCCTACGTTATCAATAtccatataatataataatatgatGCTAGAACAGTTGAACTTATTGGCATCAGGGAAGTGCTAAGCTGGATGAAGGGATGGAGCAATTTTATTGTTGCATCGGATGCTCTGGAGATAGTTCAATATATTCGAAACGCCGAGCTTGCTAAGGGCGATTTGTTGGTTGAGGATTGTGCTTTATTAGCGGAGCAGTTTTCTAGTTTATCTTTTTCATTTGTAAGGCGGTCTACGAATCTAACTGCGCATTTGTTAGCGCGTAATGCTCGTTCCTTGTCAGGTCATCGGGATTGGTTTTCGAATTTTTCTGAATATCTTACGTCTGTAACTGTTTCGATTTATCctcaataaaatttattgattatcaaaaaaaaatacaatatagtttcttaaaatattattatataaaaccagataatacaattaaaaataaataaatgttcaaagataaaagaaatatttaaaagtaattatatatgtggactactatttaccgccctaaattactacccaccgcccaactttttaccaaaatacccctaagccattttcagttttttttttaaattcaatcctctcaattcaattaaaaatccAACGAATATCCGAGcgaatttacaataaaaatgtcaaaatcgaCTAGAGATGGTGATGGCCCATTAGGACCATCGccttgatttggcgatggcccatacgagccatcgccaaatcaaggAGATGGCCCCTATGGGCCATCGCCATCTCAAGAAAGGGCCATCTTTCTTGAGATGGCAATAATGGTCCATAGGGACCATTGCCACTATTTGGCAATGGCCTATGGGACCATCGCGATCATTTGGGGATGGACCTATgggccatcgccaaatcaaggCGATAGCCCATAGGGTCTATCGCCAAATCAAGACGATGacccattaaaaaaattaaaaaaaaattgaaaaaaaataaagacgaaaaaattaaaaaccgattaattattagagatttctttatttttaggtgattttgataattttattataatttgttcGGTTATTTGTCGAGTTTGTAGTTGAGaggattgaattttttttaactgaaaatggcttagggatattttggtaaaaagttgggcggtggATAGTAATTTtgggcggcgaatagtaaaacCCATTATTAGAGGTTTCTTTATTTTTAggtgattttgatatttttattataatttgttcGGTTATTTGTCGGGTTTGTagttgagttgagaggattgagtttttttttaactaaaaatgGCTTATggatattttgataaaaagttgggcggtgggtagtaattttgggcggcgaatagtaaaacCCTCGGTTAGCTAGTAATAGTCTAAcctaggggtgggcatggaccggttaaccggtccatgagggtgatttgtaaaccggtccattgtaatacggtttttaaaattaaaaacctaaacctaaaattttaaacggttaaccggtaaatcggttaaccatcaaaaacggttcggtttttcggttttgcggtttttaaccatataaccattagaaaaattaaagacaaaaaaagataaaattttaattctatttaattttttagcaaacaaaaaaaccatagaaattcaaattatattaaaaatataaatctaaactatcttatgaatagttaagtcaatgcaaatatttaaaactattattatttacaaataatttataagtaacATTAAAGataggtttgtattttttgaattgtttgtggtgttgttcacgtccactttctgctatctatatacttaaatattcctatttctgttaagtaaatattttaataaggaaaacaaatttctttcaaaatatttttacatataaattctcctaaaatatagaaatattcctaaataaaatatctatcaatatatttttatatttagattttattgtgtatattataaaattcatattattttatagatcataaaatataccttattaattattaaaaatatatgaatatatatatatatatatatatatatatatatatatataaaccggttaaccgattaaccacggtttttagaaatccaaaaccaaaacctaaaccattaaccatgaaaattaaaaatcaaaaacctaaacctaaaccgttggaccggttaaccacattttccggttcggttttccggtttcggtttggttaatcGGTTTGCtcggtttttttgcccacccctagtCTAACCTATCCCTTAACTCTATGACAATTATTTAagagaaaagataaaaaaaaataactatttatatataaaattactcAGCTTGATGATAAAAATATTGCGTTCAGATATTAGGAAAATTTAGTTAATGTAGTCACCAATTTAatcttttgataaaaatattatatttatctttaaatatCCATAATTAGAACTTCTTctctttttgttatttaaaatagtaatataataataacttaattcatgatttttttattattattttagttttagtcTATTTTATTAATGTTATTGATGGATTCAGATAGACAGTTGGGGTCTATTCAAGATTGAACGGATCTGCTTGTAGAGCCAGTGCGGTTTAGATTACCTACAAGAGATGGATGTAAAGAAAAGCGATCGGAAGGTTTAAGTCTTGGGCCCAAATTTACTATGATGTTTAAGTTAGTATGGTAGATGTGGTATTAAATGTTGGTAACATATAAATGAACGTAAAGAGTGTAGAGAATAAGAGCATTTTTATAAGTTTCTTACTGTAGTAAGTGATATTCATCAAATAATGATAAATATACagagtaatatttatttttaaaaaaaataaaattattatgccTCCATTAATCTAATATTTAGAAACATTATGTTCCAAAACTTGAATAATTAATCTCTCTTCTcttgaatgaaaaaaaattacaacaaaaatgaaaatataaaacaCTGTTtagactaaaaaaattaaaaaatagatctTAATTTGgacatcaaaaataaaaatgacatcTAAATTTTGGACTTTCTATAACCTCATTtcgtttacataaaaaaatacatataaacataaattatgAACAACATAAAGTTGATTctctaattaaaattactaactAAAGTAGTTTGAATTAACTGAAATTCCAAGCAATCAAGTACAAGATTTAGATCTTAATCATTAAATGGAAGTAACATGTCACAAATTTAGATCTCATAACAAAATTTAGCAAGTTTGAAGATGCTTATTCGCACATGCTTATGCATACTCTTCTATGAAATGATGAACTATTTCTTTTTCGTTTTATCTGAAATGGGATCtatatgaaataatttaattattacataAAAAATGGTTAAGATAAATTATATCATCaacgtttatttttattttaaatcttggctaatcaccttaaaaactactgacctttaattttttttttcagtaacACCCCGACCTTATAATTtcgtcaattgtaccctatttcgtatttttacgtttcaatagcaccctaaaatattaaattgaactcttttcatttggataaaattcaaaacaaatcattcacatttatcatatattctaaataacatttaatgttataaatattataaaaaaactatctTCTTCATACATTTAAAGATTACTaacaaaacaatttatttaatataaataattaaattccgaGTAATCGTCATCTCCTTCAAACTTGTTGCTGACTTATTCAAAGGAACACGCCAccacaaaaaatatttttcgagGAAGAACagtgttcttgaggaagaacacTGTTTTTCCTTGTATTTGAGGAAGaatcttcctcaagaacagctAAACTGTTCTTGAGGAAAAACAGCTTCTTCCTCAAGAACCTCGTCCTCCATGGGAGAACGAGCAAGCTATGCTCGTCCTCCCAGGAGGACGAGATCCATGGGATGGCGGGTCGGAGACCGGAGAAGATGTCGGGTTGAAGAAGATATactttgatatttaaaaaaaaaatggagaagatgactTATTTGAATGTATTTTAAGTTAAGTGACTTGTTTGAATTTATCCAagtagaaaaaggtataaaatgacccttaaatttaaatgttttataaaatttaattcttaaaataataaaagcattaattttatttaatttagggtgctattgaaatgtaaaaatacgaaatagggtgtaATTGACGAAATTGTAAGgtcagggtgttattgaaaaaaaaaatgaaaggtcgatAGTTTTTGAGGTGATTAGCCTTAAATCTTCTACATCATTATCTGAATTTTTGTTCTTTTAGTATcagtgttttaactttttataaatgCATCAGATGAAAGAATTATACGAATGACAAAAAAAACTTCAGATAatgcaataaaaaattaaaaaaattcaaacaccactaatattttttttcttcaaatagTTATGGACTTTATAATTCTTGTTAGCCTCTAATCAGAGCAGAATGAACGACCGTCTTGCAATATTTAGTTACTAATTATATGTCCCTATACGTTGTTTgacattattttaattgttgtatTCATCTATTCTTACATTCAttagctgttttttttttcttttaaaattttatttcatcaCCAATTGGTCAGTAATAAACTCGAAAATGTTTTATAAGATGAATAAAACTGTACTGATAGAatatagtaaattttaaaagagacatattataaattctaagatattaaaattatattacttaattatgtgttaatatttttaaaataaaataaaataaaataaataaccgTTTTTCATACGCTCTTCTTAAGTTCGCCTCCGTTGGTTGGACATTGCTGTTATCCGGCAAGATTGAGCATGACATTGAACACTAGATCTAGATGCAACTTCCTGTAACGGTAATTGTAAGAACTTGGGGCACAATTATCTCTTAACTTTATCAATTTAGAGCTACCTTATCGAGAAAGATGTTATGGTTTAATTTAGAGAATCAATGAGAGTGGTACGCAAGTAGACTTTTATAGCAAGCCCCCAAAATTAACACGTCATGTACTGTAAAAAAAGTgccaaaaaagagaaaagtcaaATAGTTTAACTTAATGTTTTCACAAATTTTAAGTCGTTTTATGCACCGATGTCAAATTTGGCACATGAGAAACTCTATGTTCAAATCATGGAAAGAGCTATCTTTGAAGTTTTGAGTTTAATTAGTATctagtagttttttttttgataaaaactaATGTTTAGTAGTTAATTTAATACTATTTCCAATATTTtggtatatataaatatatttattttttgataatcgGGAAGTAGAGGGCTTGTGAGAAAAAGCGAATGCACGACTTAGCAGATTGTTACTTAACActtacagtcgaccctctgataat
This region of Mercurialis annua linkage group LG1-X, ddMerAnnu1.2, whole genome shotgun sequence genomic DNA includes:
- the LOC126676406 gene encoding 30S ribosomal protein S31, chloroplastic codes for the protein MASLMMATALPFTPHSSHRFSSSLGISLSLSTPSLTLSTASPLPFVYCGRGDRKTAKGKRFNHSFGNARPRNKTKGRGPPRIPAPSAPIKKDSFEDDEVVKIDIDESLA